The following proteins are co-located in the Synergistaceae bacterium genome:
- a CDS encoding sel1 repeat family protein codes for MVREAAAQGNALAQHSIGYMYHNGLGVKRDYAKALEWYGKAAAQENPTAQYNIGYMYLGGLGVKQDYKKAAEWFEKSASNGNADAQNNLGLMYNIGLGVPENSDKAVERFEKAALNGNITAQYNLGEFYYHVKQDYAKALEWYEKAAIQGNAFAQHSIGYMYHNGLGVKHDYAKAKEWFEKAATQENAAAQNNLGYMYAHGHGVEQDYAKAKEWFEKASAQGLASAQYHIGYMYLHGLGVPQSNDKAIEYFTQAAEQGNEYAKSELQKLSQQDR; via the coding sequence ATGGTACGAGAAGCCGCGGCACAGGGAAATGCTTTAGCACAGCATAGTATTGGTTACATGTATCATAACGGCTTGGGAGTAAAACGGGATTACGCAAAAGCTCTTGAATGGTACGGGAAAGCCGCCGCTCAAGAGAATCCTACAGCTCAATATAATATAGGTTATATGTATTTAGGCGGATTAGGAGTAAAACAGGATTACAAGAAAGCTGCTGAATGGTTCGAGAAATCCGCATCTAACGGCAATGCTGACGCGCAAAATAATCTCGGTCTCATGTACAACATAGGACTCGGCGTTCCCGAAAACAGCGACAAAGCTGTGGAAAGGTTTGAGAAAGCTGCCCTTAACGGCAATATTACCGCTCAATATAATCTTGGCGAATTTTACTATCATGTCAAACAGGATTACGCAAAAGCTCTCGAATGGTACGAGAAAGCCGCGATACAGGGAAATGCTTTCGCACAGCATAGTATTGGTTACATGTATCATAACGGCTTGGGAGTAAAACATGATTACGCCAAAGCTAAGGAATGGTTCGAGAAAGCCGCTACTCAAGAAAATGCCGCTGCACAAAATAATCTGGGCTATATGTATGCGCATGGGCATGGAGTAGAACAGGATTATGCCAAAGCTAAAGAATGGTTCGAAAAAGCCTCCGCGCAAGGTCTAGCCTCAGCTCAATATCACATCGGCTATATGTACCTTCACGGACTCGGCGTTCCTCAAAGCAACGACAAAGCCATAGAGTATTTCACCCAAGCCGCAGAACAGGGAAACGAGTACGCAAAATCAGAGCTTCAGAAATTATCCCAGCAGGACAGATGA